TCTTCGGGTCCAGGCCCAGCACGTGGTTGAAGTCCTGGTAGGCCCGCTCGAAGTCGCCGCGCGCGGTGGCCGCCCTGCCCCGGGCGATGAGCTCCGTGAGCTTGTGGCTGCGCGCCATGTACGGGTGGCGGGCGAAGCGGGCCTGGCGCTCGGCGCGGCGGGCCTCGGACTCCGTGTCCTCTGGCGGCGGCGCGGCGGAGGGCTGCACCGTGGCGAAGGACCCCGAGGGCGGGCGAGTCCCCGGAGCGGCGGGGGGCGGCACCGCCGCGAAGCCGCTGCCGGACACCGTGCGCGGGGGCGCGGCGGCCGGAGGAGGCGTCGTCGGGACGCGCGCGGGCGGGGCCGCGGGCGGCGTCGCGGGGGACCGTGCAGCAGGGGACGGCTCCTGGCGGCCGAGGGCGTTGTGGGCGTCCGTGAGGCGCTTGAAGATGCGCTCCAGCCGGGCGCGGAAGCTGCCCAGGTTCTTGCCGAAGTAGCGGTCCGGGTGGAAGCGGCGGGAGGCGTTGTAATACGCCTGCTTCACCTCCTGGGCGCTGGCGCCCCGGGCCACGCCCAGCACCGCGTGGTGGTCCATCCCGTCCAGCGAGCGCTCCATCTCGATGATGTCGCGCTTCTGGTCCGGCGACAGGTCCACCTCCTCCGCCATGGCGGCGTCCACCGCCGGGGCGGCGGGCGCGGCGCGCGGCACCACCCGCGCGGGCACGATGGCGCCCTTGGCGCGCAGCGCCAGCAGCACGGCGATGGTGCGCGCCTCGCCCAGCGAGGAGCGGGACAGCACGGCGTCGATGCGCTCGACGCGGCCCACCAATGCCAGCACGGAGCCCTCTTCCGGGCTGAGCTGGAGACGGGCCGGGTCCAGGTGGGGCACCGTGGCGATGTGGTCGGTCCTGCCCCCCAGGCCGACGATGGGGTTGGGCGCGCTCAAGGTGTCAGTTCCGCGGGCTGGCGAATCCCCAAGTGTAGGTGTCCGGGAAGCAGGGCGTCAAACCTCCCGGGACCGTCAAACCGCTCCCCCTTCTACAGCGTGGAGAGGACACGCTGGAGGATGCCCAGCGCTTCGTCCAGTTCGTTCCGCGTGATGATGAGGGGCGGGGCGAACCGGAGCGTCACCTCCCCTGCGGAATTCACCAGAAGGCCGTTCTCGCGCAGCTTCGCGATGACGGGGGCGACCTCCCGGTCCAGCTCCACGCCCAGCAGCAGCCCCTGCCCGCGCACGGCCTTGATGCGGCCCTCCGGCAGCGCGGCCTGGAGCGCCCGCGCGCCAGCGAGGAAGTGCTCCCCCTTGGCCCGCACCTCCTCCAGGAAGCCGGGCTCACGCATCAGGCGGATGACCACGTTGCCCGCGGCGGCGGACACCAGGTTGCCGCCGAAGGTGGAGCCGTGGGTGCCCGCGGAGAGGCTGCCGGCCAGCTCCTCGTGGCAGAGCATGGCGCCCATGGGCAGCCCGTTGCCCAGCGCCTTGGCGATGCTGATGGCGTCCGGCCGGATGCCGTGGTGCATGAAGCCGAAGGGCTGGCCGGTGCGGCCCATGCCCGTCTGGACCTCGTCCACGAGCAGGAGCAGGCCCTTCTCGTCGCAGAGGGCGCGCAGGCCCTGGAAGAAGCCCGGGGGCGCCATGCGCACGCCGCCCTCGCCCTGGATGGGCTCCACCAGGATGGCGGCGGTGGACGGCCCCACGGCGTCGCGCACGACGTCCAGGTCGCCGAACGGCAGGTGGCGGAAGCCCTGGGGCAGCGGCTCGAAGCCGGCGTGGTACTTCGGCTGGCCGGTGGCGGTGACGGTGGCCAGCGTGCGGCCGTGGAAGCCCTTCTCGAAGGAGAGGATCTCGAAGCGCTCCGGCTGGCCCCGGTCCTTCATCACCTTGCGGGTCAGCTTGATGAGGGCCTCGTTGGCCTCCGCGCCGGAGTTGCAGAAGAACGCGCGCGGCAGGCCCGCCCAGTCGGTGAGCTGCGCGGCCAGGTCGATCTGCGGCTGCGAGTAGAAGACGTTGGAGACGTGCCACAGCGTCTCCAGCTGCGCCTTCGCCGCCGCGACCACCTCCGGGTGGCAGTGGCCCAGCGCGCACACGGCGATGCCGCCAATGCAATCCAGGTACGCCTTGCCATCCGCGTCCCACACCCGCGTGCCCTGCCCGCGGACCAGGGCAATGGGTTGCTGCTTGTAGTTCTGCAGCAGGTGCTGCTTCGCCTTCTGGATGAGGCCTTCGTTACCAGGGGCGGATGCGGGGGACGGCGTTTGCAAGGTGGGGTACCTCTCTCTTCCTGATGACGCGGTGGGACGACGCGGCGGACCCTAGCGCGCTAGAGGATGTAGCGCGACAAGTCCTCGTCCTGGACGATGGGGGCCAGGCGCTCGCGCACATAGCCCGCGTCCACCTGGAAGTCGCGCGGGCCCATCTCGCTGGCCGTGAACGACACCTCGTCCAGCAGGCGCTCCAGCACGGTGTGCAGCCGCCGGGCGCCGATGTTCTGCGTGCGCTCGTTGGCCTGCTGGGCGATGCGGGCGATCTCCACCACCGCGTCGTCCGTGAAGGACAGGCGCACGCCCTCGGTAGAGAGCAGCGCGGTGTACTGGCGCATGAGCGAGTTCTTGGGCTCGCGCAGGATGCGCACCAGGTCCTCGCCGGACAGCGCCTCCAGCTCCACGCGGATGGGGAAGCGGCCCTGGAGCTCCGGGATGAGGTCCGCCGGCTTGGCGACGTGGAAGGCGCCCGCGGCGATGAAGAGCATGTGGTCCGTCTTCACCTGCCCGTACTTGGTGTTGACGGCCGAGCCCTCCACGATGGGCAGGATGTCGCGCTGCACGCCCTCGCGCGAGACGTCCGGGCCCCCGCCGCCCTTGCCGCCCTCGCGGCTGGCGATCTTGTCGATTTCGTCGATGAAGACGATGCCGCTGGACTCGGCGCGCGCCACGGCCTCGCGCTGGACGCGGTCTGGATCCACCAGCTTCTGCGCCTCTTCCGCGCGCAGGACCTGGAGCGCCTCCGGCACGCGCAGCTTGCGCTTCCGGGTGTTCTTCATGCCCGGCATGTTCTTGAACAGGTCCTGGAGGTTGACGCCGATCTCCTCCATGCCCTGGCCGCTGAAGTTGCGCATGAACGTGGGCGAGCTCTCGCTGGTCTCCACCTCCACGGTCTGATCATCCAGCGTGCCCGCGCGCAGCTGGGCGCGCAGCTTCTCCCGCTCGTTGTCGCCCAGCGGCGTGGGCGCGGGGGTGGGCGGCGGCGCGAAGCCGAAGGGCGGCGAGGACGTCGTGCGCGTCTGCCCGCCGTTCTTGATGAGCTCCATCAGCCGGTCCTCGGCCAGCTCCTCCGCGCGCGGCTTGACCTTCTCCGTCTCCTCCTCGCGGACCAGCGCGATGGCGGCCTCCACCAGGTCGCGGATCATCGACTCGACGTCGCGGCCCACGTAGCCCACCTCGGTGAACTTGCTGGCCTCCACCTTGACGAAGGGGGCCTGGGACAGCTTCGCCAGGCGGCGGGCGATCTCCGTCTTCCCCACGCCGGTGGGGCCGATCATGATGATGTTCTTCGGGTAGATCTCATCCCGCAGGTCGTCCGGCACCTGCTGGCGGCGCCACCGGTTGCGCAGCGCGATGGCGACGGCGCGCTTGGCGTCGTTCTGCCCGACGATGTAACGGTCCAGCTCGCTGACGACCTCGCGAGGCGTGAAGGCGGACAACTTGCGCGATTCGGCCACGGGGCGGTCCTCTCAGAGCTCTTCGTAGGAGACGTTGGCGTTGGTGTAGACGCAGATGTCCGCGGCGATGGCCATGGCCTGCGTGCAGATGTCGCGGGCGGACAGGTTGGAGTGCGCCTGGAGGGCGCGCGCGGCGGCCAGGGCGTAGTGCCCGCCGCTGCCCACGGCGGCGATGCCGTGGTCCGGTTCGATGACGTCGCCCGCGCCGGACAGGATGAAGGTCTTCTCCTTGTCCGCCACGATCAGCAGCGCCTCCAGGCGGCGGAGGAAGCGGTCGGTGCGCCAGTCCTTGCCCAGCTCCACGCACGCGCGGGCCAGGTTCTTCTGGTGCTCCTTGAGCTTGGCCTCGAAGCGCTCGAAGAGCGTGAAGGCGTCCGCGGTGCTGCCCGCGAAGCCGGCGAGCACCTGCCCCTCGCCGAGCTTGCGCACCTTGCGCGCCGTGTTCTTCATGATGGTCTTGTCGAGGCTGACCTGGCCGTCACCCGCGATGACGACCTTCCCTTCGCGGCGGACGCAGAGGATGGTGGTTCCGTGGAACATGACCGGGGGTTTAACAAGACCACCCGGCCGCGACCCACAAAAACCGCGCGGCTGTCCGCTCCCTCACCCTGCGACAGGCGCTCAGGTCGCGGTCGCTTTCATCCAGCGGCCCACGAGCTTAATCAGGGCCGCCTTCCTCGCCTTCACCGTCTTCGCGTCCGGCAGCGTCACGACGCCCCGGTCCTTCGCCAGCCACTCCACCAGGCCGGAGTCGTCCTCGAAGGCGAAGCCCTCCGCGTCCTTCACCTTCGCGCCCCGGTGGAGGATGACCTGGAAGATGCCCCTGGGGGCCAGGCGGAACGTCACGCGGTCATCACCCGCGTGGACGAAGCTGGGGGCCTTCCATTTGATCCGCTCGGTGATGCTGTCGTCCGAGTCCAGGATGGCCGTGCGCACGGCTTGGATCTCCGCCTTCAGCGGGTGCTCGAGCTCCGCCATGAATTGGTCGACTTCGCCGTTGCGCCTGGCCATTCCTGTCCCCTTCCCTACTTCGCGGGCGCCGGAGCGGGCGCGGTCCCCGAGGGAGCGGGCGCGCCCGGCAGCTCGGACGGCACCAGCTTGGGCAACAGCACGCGGCAGGCGTCCTCGGAAAGCCAGTGGTACGTGCACAGCCATTCCGTGACGGGCACGCGCACCTGCCAGCCCAGCACGAAGAGGATGAGCAGCGTGAGCCCCAGGCGGGCGCCCAGCGACATGCTCTCGGTCTCGTCGTCGTCCTGCGTGTGGCGCAGCGCCCCGCGCACCAGGTCCGCGTGATCCACGCGCGCGTTGCTCGGCAGCTTGGGCCTGCGGGTGATGAGCGTCGCCACGCCGCGCGTGAGCATCAGCCGGTCATTGAGCGCCCAGCCGGAGCCCTCCAGGAGCAGCGCCAGGTTGCGCCTGCGCAGCTTCAACCACCCCAGCAGGCCCGCGGGCGCCATCACCACGATGGCCAGGATGGTCGCCGCGGTGATGACGTCCACCAGCGTGAGCGACTTCACCTGCGTGAGGATGAACGCCAGCGAGGAGCCCAGCGCCGCGAACGCGATGCCGCCCGCCGCGAGCACGCCCGCGAGGCCGCCTCCCGCCGGAGCCGCCGCGGGCGCCGCACCCGCCGGGGCCGGAGCCGCGGGGGGCGGAGGCGCGGTCACCGTCTGCTTGTAGCCGGACTCCAGCGACGCATCGAAGTCCTTCTCACCGGACGCGGCCAGCCCCTCCACCTTGCTGGTGATGAACGCGCCGATGCGCATGAACGGCATGGTCATCGACTCCCAGAGCGACACGGGCTGGCGGACGATCTGCGTGACGATGGCGTCGCTCTCCTTGCCGTCCACGTCGTAGAACACGCCGCGCTTGCCCACGACGAGCTCCGTGCTGCGGCCGGCGGTGACGGGCACCGCCACCTCGTAGCCGTCCGTCGCGTCGCGGGGCAGCACCTTCACGTAGAGGATGCAGGTGGTCCCCTGCCCCGTCAGCGCCGCGTGCGCCGCGCGGTCCGTCACCAGCACGGACAGCGTGTACTTGCGCCCCGCCATGATGAGCGAGCCCCGCTCCATCAGCGCCCGCCGCTTGGGCAGGTACAGGTTGGGCATGCTGATGAAGTTGTTGGCGAACTGCAGCAGCCAGCGCTGGTACAGCACCAGCCGCTCCAGCTCCGCGATGACGTCCAGCGTGGGCTTGAGCGACAGGTCCTCGCGGCTCACCGACTCCAGCGCGTCCAGCTCCTCGTCCGATACGGCAGCCAGCGTGTCCGCCACCGCGTGCAGCGGGCTTGAGTCGCGCTTCGCCTGCCAGCCGAGGATGGCTTCCGCCTTCGCGGACAGCTCGCGCCAGGCCGTGTCCGTCAGCTTCACGCCGTCGCCCAAGAGCGGCGTCGCGACCTCCTGGTGGAAGGCCTCCAGCTTCTCGTAGCCGGCGCCGCGGTACAGCCGCGCCCACACCAGCACGCCGCTGGGGTCCGGCGGCGCGATGGGCAGCTCGTTCGCGGCCTTCCCCATGGCGCCCAGGTCCCCCAGCGCGCCCTCCACCCGGTCCGCGCGCAGGCGCAGGCTGGCGGCGGCCTCCGGCTGCGCGGCCACCAGCCGGCACTGCACGAAGTAGCCATCCAGGAGCGGCGCCACGTCGCGCACGCGCTTCGCCTGCTCCAGGCTCGCCGTGCCCCAGGTGAACAGCGCGTCCTTGCCGCCCAGGTGCGCGAGCAGGGCCGCGCGCTCCTCGCGGAAGCGCTTCACCAGCCCCACGTCCACGCCCGCCAGGCCCGCGCGGTTCGTCACCTGCGGGAAGGCCGCGATGATGGACTGCGCCAGGGGCCGCAGCCGCTCCGGCAGCGACACCGGCGCGATGATGCCGTCGCCGTTCTTGCCCGCGTCGCGCAGCGCCTTGTCGCTGGTGCGCAGCTGCTCCAGCGACAGCTTCGTGATGTCCGGCGCGTTGAGCGTGCGCAGCACCAGCTCCGCCGCGCCCCGGAGGTTGGCCCCCGTCTCGGAGAGCGCGGAGAGCTCCAGCACGTCGCTGCCCGCGTCCGCGCCCTTGCGGTCCTGAAGCCGCGCCGCCGTCCAGTCCACCGCGGCGCGCAGCTCCTCCACGCGGATGCGGCGGTTGCCGTCCGCGTCCATCAGCGTGAGGAAGCGCGGATCACACGCGATGCCCTCCATGGGGCACGCGAGCGCCATCCACTGCGTCGCGGGGATCCTCACCGCCTCGGTGAGGGTGTTGAAGTCAGGGATGTCGACCTGGAGCGAGCCGCCGTAGCGGCGATAGACGAGCTGTGCCATGCGTCGGACGAAGACAGCACACCCCGTCCGGGTGTGCACGCCTCAACATCACGCCGCGCCCGGGAAGGAAGGCCCGGGCGGCCTCCCTTCCCTGGGTCACCCGCTACTGCGCGGTGGCGACGGCGCTGTACACGCCGGGGTTCTGCCCCTGGCCGATGATGTAGACGGCCCGGGCGTCATCCTTGCCCGCGAAGTACACGGGCACCTGCACGCCCTGGTCGAGCGTCTTGCGCGCTCCCGACTTCACGTCGTAGACGGCCACGTCGTAGGTGTCCGAGTCCATGCGCGCGTACGTCGCGAGCACGCGGGCGCCGTCCTCCGAAATCTTGTAGCTGAAGATGCCCTGCAGCCACGTCTTCGCCTCGGCCTGCTTCTGGTTCAGGTCCACGGCCTTGAAGTCGCACGCGCGGCCGTTGCGGATGCAGTTGGTGCGGAACACCACCGCGGCGTTGTGGGGCGCGAAGCCGTAGCCGAACACGCCCGGCTGCACCTTCTCCGCCTTCTCCTGGCCCAGCGCGTACAGCATCAGGTCCACGGAGAACACCGGCTTCACGAAGCGCGACAGGAACGCCACGTATCGGCTGTCCGAGCCCCACACGAAGTTGGGCACGCGGTCCCCCACGCGCTTGGGCGCGCCGTCCGGCAGCGACGCCACGGCCAGGCCCCCCGCGCGAGACGGCTGGTCGTACTTCTCCAGGAAGCCCACCGCCTTGGAGTCCGGCGCGAACGCCAGCTCCTCCACGGCCTCGCCCAGCTTGCGCCCCGCGCCGCCGGACGCCGGGCCCACGTACAGGTCGCCCAGCTGCTCCGGCTTGCCGTTCTCCGTGCGCGCCAGCCACTGGCCATCCGGGGAGAAGCTGAAGTTCTTCGAGCCCGTGGCCAGCTTCGCGCCCTTCAGCGCGGGCACGTCCGCGAGGTACAGGTCATACATCCCGCGCACGGCCTCGCTGCGCACCTGGTAGGCCACGTGCTTTCCGTCCGAGGACACCTGGTAGTCGCCCACCTGATCCGCCAGCTTGCGCGGCGCCTCCGTGGAGCCCACCGTCACCGCCGCCAGCCCGCCCGCGGCCGACAGCCGGCGCTTGAAGAGCAGCGTCTTGCCGTCCGGGGTGAACTGCGCGGTGCTCACCTCGCCCGCCACGTCCTGGAACGGCCCCTGCGGCAGCTTGCCCAGCTTCAGCGTGCCCGCGTCCACGAAGGCCACGTGCGCGCCGTCCGGCGACGGCAACAGGTAGCTCACCGCCGTGCCCAGCTTCACCGGCTCCGCGGCCGCGTCCGTGAGCGGCAGCACGTTCAATTCACCGGACTGCGAGGCCGGGTTGTAGCCCGTCACGTACAACAGGTGCTTCGAGTCCTGGGTGAACAGCAGGCTGCCCGGCACGTTCGTCACGCCGTCGCCCAGCGCGCGCGACTTCCCGCCCGCCGTCGGCACGATGTGCAGCGAGCCCACCAGCATCTGCGGCGGAATGCCGTCCAGCCGGGGCTTCTGCCCGTTGAGCAGGAACGTGGCGAACTGCCCGTCCGGAGACAGGCGCAGGTCCGCCGCGCGCCCCGCCGCGAGCAACTGCCCCTGCCCGCCCACCACCGCGGTCCCCTTGGCCGCGCTGCGGACCGTGTCCCCCTGCGCGGCGCTGCGCTGGGAGGGCGCGGCGTTGTCCTCGCCCTTCTTGCACCCTGACACCGCCAGCAGGGCCACCAGGCCCACCATCCCGGTTCGCTTCATGCGCTCGTCTGTCCTTCCGTCTGGGCGACAACGCCCGCGAGTGGCAGCCAGGCCGCCAGGTCCTGCTTCGCCCGCGCCGAGTAGGCCGCGCGCTTGTCCGCCTTCTTCATCCGCCCGGACAGCGGCGGGAACAGGCCGTAGATGACGTTGGTGGGCTGGTGCGGGTGATCCGGCGGGTGCGCTTCCCCGGTGAGGTGCCGGTACAGCGACCCCAGCGCCGTCGTGGCCGGGGGCGGCACGAACGCGGTGCCCGTCAGCCGCGCGTGCACCGCCAGCGCCACCATGTAGCCGCACGCCGCGCTCTCCACGTAGCCCTCCACGCCCGTCACCTGTCCCGCGAAGAACACCCGCCGCTCCGTCTTCAACGACAGGTCCTCCGCCAGCAGGCGGGGCGAGTCGATGAACGTGTTGCGGTGGATCTGCCCCATCCGCAGGAACTCCGCATTCTGGAGGCCCGGGATGCACGTGCTGAAGATGCGCTTCTGTTCACCCCAGGTCAGACGCGTCTGGAAGCCCACCATGTTCCACGCCGTGCCCGCCCGGTCCTCCATGCGCAACTGCACCACCGCGTACGGGTCCTGCCCCGTGCGCGGGTCCTTCAGCCCCACGGGCTTCATCGGCCCGTAGGCCAGCGTGTCGTCGCCGCGCTCGGCCATCACCTCGATGGGCAGACACCCTTCGAAGTATTTCGGTTCCTCGAAGCTGTGCGGCACCACCTTCTGCCCTGCCTTCACCTCGGTGACGAAGCGGTAGTACTCGTCCTTCGTCATGGGCAGGTTGAGGTAGTCGTCCCCGCCGCCCTTGCCGTAGCGGCTCTGGCGGAACGCGATGTCCATGTCGATGGAGTCGCCGTTCAGGATGGGCGCGATGGAGTCGTAGAAGTAGAGCTTCGTGCCCACGTGGCGCTCCAGGTCCGCCGTGAGCGCCTCCGACGTCAGCGGCCCCGTGGCCACCACCACCACGCCGTCCTCCGGAAGCTTCTCCACCTCACCGCCCACCAGCTCCACGCCCGCGCCGGAAGTCAGCCGGGTGGTGATTTCGCGCGAGAAGCCCTCGCGCTCCACCGCCAGCGCGTCACCTGCGGGCACGCGGTGCAGGTCCGCGCTGGACAGCACCAGCGAACCCAGCGCGCGCAGCTCCGCGTGCAGGAGGCCAATGGCGCTCTCCGGGTTGTCCGAGCGCAGCGAGTTGCTGCACACCAGCTCCGCGAGCGAGTCCGACTTGTGCGCGGGGGAGCGCTTCTGCGGCTTCATCTCCCGCAGCACCACCGGCACGCCGCGCCGCGCCAGCTGATACGCGCACTCCGTCCCCGCCAGGCCGCCGCCAATCACCGTCACCCGCTGCTGCTTCACGTCCGACATGCATGCCTCCGGGCCCCCTCGTACCGGGGACCCAAAGGGCCCTGTTAGCAGAGAGGCCACGCCCTTTCACGTCCGCCCGCCTGCCCTGCGTCCCACCATGCGTGCGGAATGGGAGGTGAGGTTTCCCCACCTCGGATCCAACCCTAGGTTTCTCGCGGTCTTCGCTCGGGACGGGAAGCGTCCGGGCGAGCGCCCTACAACCGCCAATCTGGGATGGGAGTGACGCAGCCATGAGCCGAGCCGACGACTTGTTGAAGATCCGGGGCCTGTTGCAGGAGCGTCGCAGGACGACCGAGACCGCGCAGGCAGGCGCCCGCCGTGAGCTGGCCGCCCTGAAGGATCAGGAGCGTGATCCCGAGTACGAGGAGCAGGCGCAAGCAGAGCTGGCGGACTACACGCTCAGCACGCTGATTGAAGCGCAGCGCCGGGAGATCATGCTCATCGACGCCGCGATGAGCCGCATGGACAACGACGTGTTCGGTGAGTGCGTGGACTGCGGCAACGAAATCTCGCTGGACCGGCTGGAGGCCATGCCCTTCGCCATCCGCTGTGAAGAGGACGCCGCCATCCACGAGCAGGAGACGCGAGAGGCCGCGCGCCACGTGGGCAGCCTGTCCCTCTAGCGAAGCCGTCTGGAGCGCTCCCCCGTGCGTCCATCCCGCGCGGGGGAGTCGTGTGTCCGGCGGCTACTCCGCGTCGCGCTGGAGGACGATGAAGCGGTAGTTCTGAAGCTCGTTCTCGCCCGCCGTGTAGAGCACCGTGAGCAGCAGGTCGTACGGGACCATCTTGTCCGCGATGACCGACAGCTCGTGCGTGAAGGGCGCCGCCGGGTTGCGCTCTTCGATGTACTTGAGCTTCGCCACTTCCTTCTTCAGCTGCGCGTCCAGCCCCGCCACCAGGCGCCCCTGGAGCTGGGCCTCCGGGATGCGGCCGTCCTTCAGCCGCACCACCTCTTTGTCCCCCACGAGGATGTTCTTGGGGGTGATGGTGATGGCCACCGTGTCCTTGGGGGAGGCGCGCGTGGAGGACACCGGCGGCCGGACGTCCTCCGACGCGGTGATGGCCGCGGAGGACGACGCGAAGGACTTCAGGAGGAACACCAGGATGATGGTCATCATGTCCATCATCGCGGTGATGTTGAGCTCCTTCACCTCGCTGGCGGCCTCGCGCTCCTTGCGCTTCTTGCGCGCGAGCGCCCGGCGGTAGCGCATGCGCGCGAGCTGGTCGGCTTCTTCGGCGGACAGGGGCGCGGTTTCGGCCATGGCTAGAGGACGCCCAGGGTGACGTCGGGGAAGAGCAGCTTGCGCTCGGCGACGGTGCCCGTCGTCTCACGCAGGGCGTCCATCGTCTGGATCAGCGCGTCGTAGGGGATGTCCGGATCCGCCGCGACGATGACCTTCGTCTCCCGCGGGAAGGCGGCCTTGAGCTTCACCATCTGCGCGTTCAGCGCGGCGTAGTCCTGCGTGCCGTCCGCGCGCAGGGGCAGCGTGGGCGCGCCGCCCTCCGTGGCGGGGATCTCCGCGCTGTTGCCCCGGACGATGAGCCCCTTCTGGGAGATGAGCACGGACAGGTTCAGCTTGGGCGCGTCCGCGTCCCCACCCGCCCCCGCGGTGGCGCCGTAGCTGGGCGCGTTCACGTTGAGCGCGCCAAAGGCGGTGAGGCCCGTAATCGACAGCAGCATGAAGATGATGAGGTTCATGAGGATGTCGAGGTACGGGACGATGTTCAGCTCGCCCGCCTCCTCCTCTTCCCTCGGCTTCAGCTTCCGGCGCGAGTAGTGGAACGCCATGGCGTGTCTGCTACGACGCGGCGCGGACGTCGGAGTCCGAGGGGATGACTTCCAGCGAGCCCCGGCGCGACAGCAGGTTCTCCAGCTTCAGCGCGTTGAGCTCCACCAGCTCCACCATGTTCTTGGCGTAGTTGCTGAAGAACAGGTGCGACACGATGCAGAGCACCGCGATGGAGAGGCCGAAGCCCGTGTTGTACATGGCCTCCGAGATGCCGTTGGAGAGCAGCGCCTGCTTCTGCTCCGCCGGCACGTTGCCCAGCGCGCGGAAGGTGCCGATGAGGCCCACGATGGTGCCGACCAGGCCCACGAGCGTCGCGATGTTCGCGAGCGACCACAGCCACTGCACCCGGCGCGACACGTGCGGCGTGTACTCCGCCAGCGCCTCCTCCACCGCCTTGGCGACCTCCAGCTCCCCCCGGTTCGCGTTGATCAGCCCCGCGCGGATGACGCGGGCCAGGGGCGAGCGCGGCGCCATGCCGCAGAACTTCACCGCGCGGTCCAGGTTGCCGCTGCGGACCATCTTGTGGACCTGCTCGATGAACGCCGTCGCGTTGAGGCGGTAGCGGTAGAGCAGCGTCACCGCGCGCTCGCCGATCACCGCCAGCGAGGCGGCCAGCCAGAACAGGTTCACGAACATGAACGGGCCGCCGGCCTTGAAGGCGCCGACGATGAAGTCCCCCAGCCCTCCCGAAGAGGCATGGCCCGCCGCGGCGGGTGCGGCCTCGGCCACCACCACACGCAGCAACTCATTCATGGAGGGAATCATCGCGGACCGCGTCCTTTCGCTGCCCCCGCGCGCACCCCTGCCGCGAAACGGGCAGGAGGCATGCTGGTGGGCCGGGAGCAATCCGGACTTCTAGGACTTCGTGCGCGAGGGTGTCAAGCCAGGGGGCCGGGCCTACCCCCCTGGAATGACTGGGCTTTCCCCTCAGGCTTCCACGGTGGGCGTGGGAGCAGGCGCGCCTTCCGCGGAAGCCCCCGGAATGGCGGGCTCCACCACCTCGCGGCGGTAGTCGCACTCCTTATTGGGGCAGGCGATGTAGGCGCCGTCCCGCTTGGAGAACTTCTGCAGCAGGTAGGGCGACGCGCACTGCGGGCACTGCTCCGCGAGCGGCCGGTCCCACGCGGCGAACTTGCACTCCGGATACCGGTTGCAGCCGAAGAAGATCTTCCCGCGGCCGCTGCGGCGCTCGGTGAGGTACCCCACCTTGCACTCCGGGCAGTTGACGCCAATGGAGATGGGCTTGGACGTCTTGCAGTCCGGGTAGCCCGAGCACGCCATGAAGCGCCCGAACCGGCCGCGTTTGATCACCATGGGCTTGCCGCACTTCTCGCACTTCTCGTCCGTGGTCTCCTCCTCCACGATGACGATCTTGCCCTCGGCGTCCCGCTTGAAGTCCTTGGTGTTCTTGCAGTCGGGGTAGTTCGAGCAGGCGAGGAAGTGGCCCATCTTCCCGAACTTGATGA
The sequence above is drawn from the Corallococcus sp. NCRR genome and encodes:
- a CDS encoding kinesin — translated: MAQLVYRRYGGSLQVDIPDFNTLTEAVRIPATQWMALACPMEGIACDPRFLTLMDADGNRRIRVEELRAAVDWTAARLQDRKGADAGSDVLELSALSETGANLRGAAELVLRTLNAPDITKLSLEQLRTSDKALRDAGKNGDGIIAPVSLPERLRPLAQSIIAAFPQVTNRAGLAGVDVGLVKRFREERAALLAHLGGKDALFTWGTASLEQAKRVRDVAPLLDGYFVQCRLVAAQPEAAASLRLRADRVEGALGDLGAMGKAANELPIAPPDPSGVLVWARLYRGAGYEKLEAFHQEVATPLLGDGVKLTDTAWRELSAKAEAILGWQAKRDSSPLHAVADTLAAVSDEELDALESVSREDLSLKPTLDVIAELERLVLYQRWLLQFANNFISMPNLYLPKRRALMERGSLIMAGRKYTLSVLVTDRAAHAALTGQGTTCILYVKVLPRDATDGYEVAVPVTAGRSTELVVGKRGVFYDVDGKESDAIVTQIVRQPVSLWESMTMPFMRIGAFITSKVEGLAASGEKDFDASLESGYKQTVTAPPPPAAPAPAGAAPAAAPAGGGLAGVLAAGGIAFAALGSSLAFILTQVKSLTLVDVITAATILAIVVMAPAGLLGWLKLRRRNLALLLEGSGWALNDRLMLTRGVATLITRRPKLPSNARVDHADLVRGALRHTQDDDETESMSLGARLGLTLLILFVLGWQVRVPVTEWLCTYHWLSEDACRVLLPKLVPSELPGAPAPSGTAPAPAPAK
- the hslV gene encoding ATP-dependent protease subunit HslV, with product MFHGTTILCVRREGKVVIAGDGQVSLDKTIMKNTARKVRKLGEGQVLAGFAGSTADAFTLFERFEAKLKEHQKNLARACVELGKDWRTDRFLRRLEALLIVADKEKTFILSGAGDVIEPDHGIAAVGSGGHYALAAARALQAHSNLSARDICTQAMAIAADICVYTNANVSYEEL
- a CDS encoding aspartate aminotransferase family protein, whose translation is MQTPSPASAPGNEGLIQKAKQHLLQNYKQQPIALVRGQGTRVWDADGKAYLDCIGGIAVCALGHCHPEVVAAAKAQLETLWHVSNVFYSQPQIDLAAQLTDWAGLPRAFFCNSGAEANEALIKLTRKVMKDRGQPERFEILSFEKGFHGRTLATVTATGQPKYHAGFEPLPQGFRHLPFGDLDVVRDAVGPSTAAILVEPIQGEGGVRMAPPGFFQGLRALCDEKGLLLLVDEVQTGMGRTGQPFGFMHHGIRPDAISIAKALGNGLPMGAMLCHEELAGSLSAGTHGSTFGGNLVSAAAGNVVIRLMREPGFLEEVRAKGEHFLAGARALQAALPEGRIKAVRGQGLLLGVELDREVAPVIAKLRENGLLVNSAGEVTLRFAPPLIITRNELDEALGILQRVLSTL
- a CDS encoding tetratricopeptide repeat protein, with the protein product MSAPNPIVGLGGRTDHIATVPHLDPARLQLSPEEGSVLALVGRVERIDAVLSRSSLGEARTIAVLLALRAKGAIVPARVVPRAAPAAPAVDAAMAEEVDLSPDQKRDIIEMERSLDGMDHHAVLGVARGASAQEVKQAYYNASRRFHPDRYFGKNLGSFRARLERIFKRLTDAHNALGRQEPSPAARSPATPPAAPPARVPTTPPPAAAPPRTVSGSGFAAVPPPAAPGTRPPSGSFATVQPSAAPPPEDTESEARRAERQARFARHPYMARSHKLTELIARGRAATARGDFERAYQDFNHVLGLDPKNREVSQLLVEARRKHDLARAQAEVDRGQQLEMRGDFAGAQAAYKLAVSLNGDNPEAAYQAARVGRELAQDAQEVLKLAQRAVELKPGRADYQLLLAQVLLVAGQKKQAKHHFEEVVRLDPDNADARAGLKKLRWTFT
- a CDS encoding DUF1801 domain-containing protein; amino-acid sequence: MARRNGEVDQFMAELEHPLKAEIQAVRTAILDSDDSITERIKWKAPSFVHAGDDRVTFRLAPRGIFQVILHRGAKVKDAEGFAFEDDSGLVEWLAKDRGVVTLPDAKTVKARKAALIKLVGRWMKATAT
- the hslU gene encoding ATP-dependent protease ATPase subunit HslU; this encodes MAESRKLSAFTPREVVSELDRYIVGQNDAKRAVAIALRNRWRRQQVPDDLRDEIYPKNIIMIGPTGVGKTEIARRLAKLSQAPFVKVEASKFTEVGYVGRDVESMIRDLVEAAIALVREEETEKVKPRAEELAEDRLMELIKNGGQTRTTSSPPFGFAPPPTPAPTPLGDNEREKLRAQLRAGTLDDQTVEVETSESSPTFMRNFSGQGMEEIGVNLQDLFKNMPGMKNTRKRKLRVPEALQVLRAEEAQKLVDPDRVQREAVARAESSGIVFIDEIDKIASREGGKGGGGPDVSREGVQRDILPIVEGSAVNTKYGQVKTDHMLFIAAGAFHVAKPADLIPELQGRFPIRVELEALSGEDLVRILREPKNSLMRQYTALLSTEGVRLSFTDDAVVEIARIAQQANERTQNIGARRLHTVLERLLDEVSFTASEMGPRDFQVDAGYVRERLAPIVQDEDLSRYIL